A window from Felis catus isolate Fca126 chromosome B1, F.catus_Fca126_mat1.0, whole genome shotgun sequence encodes these proteins:
- the TACC3 gene encoding transforming acidic coiled-coil-containing protein 3 isoform X2: MAAGRMSLQICNDENVTGDKSAENCEFLFSPPEPTGRLSVLRLSQKENVPPKSVVKATKVTFQTPLRDPQTHRILSPGMSSKPEAPFALEDTVGLENSHQNWAQKQNQQFTKEVDTKMTNGIVQKPLMGNASLPPGDVRPASEDRPYSSGPTSAPLASLGPSSSPQMPESLENQVASLGQTSGSPEQALEENACSCFFEESIISTSEILEDPSQMALEDRTEGPRGAARESSSRVPASSAGATLPPATLLKGAGGEGPLEDLPGEAPAGPEDTSGPGNTILDGPLNAGGATSPSPQKEEADGQQAASWRRGPTGLEFDLSANAVSRGKAGKGPSLKPPSRIPEPRQEKAPEEAGEGPVPLPRGSYDLDWSKLDDPNFNPFESGGETLPPECPQSRPAATVTKQPQAGLEATGHCPLSQQVPSASADDIPVTQTAAGTPGAGGEEGAAGRASASAPPPPPHGPEPPSDLDEEHFRDPAEVLGTGADVDYLEQFGSSSFKESALRKQSLYLKFDPLLKDSPQRPVPAAPDASRGRARALATGRATHEPEDGSSLGFGGNRCDYLPLWGLSAQDVAAPSSGSLPEAKLLDLDFLGAPGAAVLDAPPCIFGPGGPLLPTGPIVGSIVEVPQYSQKDMDAAVEAARQENVLLRSRCETLHAKNLEMGKIMDGFEGIVYQAMEEAQKQKELAKAEIEKILKEKEQLTADLSSMEKSFSDLFKRFEKQKEVIEGYRTNEESLKRCVEDYIARIEKEAQRYQALKAHAEEKLQRANEEIAQVRSKAQAEALAFQASLRKEQTRVQSLEKTVEQKTKENEELTRICDDLISKMEKI; the protein is encoded by the exons ATGGCCGCCGGCAG GATGAGTCTGCAGATCTGCAACGATGAAAACGTCACTGGTGACAAAAGTGCAGAAAACTGTGAGTTCCTGTTTTCGCCACCAGAACCTACCGGAAGATTATCTGTGCTTCGTCTGTCCCAGAAAGAAAATGTGCCACCCAAGAGCGTAGTCAAAGCTACGAAA GTGACTTTTCAGACTCCTCTGCGAGACCCACAGACGCACCGCATCTTGAGTCCTGGCATGAGCAGCAAGCCCGAGGCTCCTTTTGCTCTGGAGGACACTGTTGGGCTGGAAAATTCTCACCAAAACTGGGCCCAGAAACAGAA CCAACAGTTCACCAAGGAAGTTGACACCAAAATGACCAATGGAATTGTCCAGAAACCATTGATGGGCAATGCCAGCCTGCCTCCAGGGGATGTGAGACCAGCCTCTGAAGATAGGCCGTATTCCAGTGGACCCACCTCTGCTCCCCTGGCCAGCCTGGGTCCCTCAAGCTCTCCCCAGATGCCAGAAAGTCTTGAAAATCAAGTGGCATCTCTAGGACAAACGTCTGGGAGCCCTGAGCAAGCCTTGGAGGAAAATGCGTGTTCTTGTTTCTTCGAGGAAAGTATTATATCCACCTCAGAAATCCTAGAAGACCCTTCCCAGATGGCTCTCGAGGACAGAACGGAAGGTCCTCGTGGGGCTGCCAGAGAAAGCTCCAGCCGGGTCCCTGCTTCCTCAGCCGGGGCTACTTTGCCCCCTGCTACTCTCCTCAAaggagcaggtggagaagggCCCCTCGAAGACCTGCCTGGCGAGGCCCCCGCTGGCCCTGAAGACACTTCTGGTCCTGGGAACACCATCCTGGACGGCCCCCTGAACGCTGGAGGGGCCACATCCCCAAGTCCTCAGAAGGAAGAAGCCGACGGCCAGCAGGCTGCCTCTTGGAGGCGCGGGCCCACAGGGCTAGAATTTGATTTGTCTGCCAATGCCGTCAGCAGAGGGAAAGCGGGGAAGGGACCCAGCCTGAAACCTCCCTCTAGGATACCAGAGCCGAGGCAGGAAAAGGCACCCGAGGAGGCAGGTGAGGGGCCCGTTCCCCTCCCCCGGGGGTCTTACGACCTGGATTGGAGCAAGCTGGATGACCCGAACTTTAACCCATTTGAAAGTGGAGGAGAGACCCTACCCCCAGAGTGCCCCCAGAGCAGGCCCGCAGCGACTGTGACCAAGCAGCCGCAGGCCGGCCTGGAGGCCACAGGGCACTGCCCCCTGAGCCA GCAGGTGCCTTCGGCCTCAGCAGATGACATACCCGTGACGCAGACCGCGGCAGGGACCCCGGGCGCAGGGGGCGAG GAGGGAGCCGCGGGCCGTGCCAGTGCGTCAGCACCGCCCCCTCCTCCGCACGGGCCGGAGCCCCCCTCGGACCTGGATGAGGAGCACTTCCGAGACCCCGCTGAGG TTCTAGGCACGGGGGCCGACGTGGACTATCTGGAGCAGTTCGGGAGTTCCTCG TTTAAGGAGTCAGCCCTGAGGAAACAGTCCCTGTACCTCAAGTTTGACCCGCTCCTGAAGGACAGCCCTCAGAGACCGGTGCCCGCGGCCCCGGACGCCAGCAG AGGCCGAGCCCGAGCACTTGCAACCGGCCGTGCGACCCACGAACCCGAGGACGGTTCTTCTCTGGGCTTTGGGGGAAACAGGTGCGATTACCTTCCCTTGTGGGGTCTCAGCGCACAGGACGTGGCTGCGCCGTCCTCGGGAAGCCTGCCCGAGGCGAAGCTGCTGGACCTGGACTTCCTAGGAGCCCCGGGCGCTGCC gTGCTGGATGCCCCTCCGTGCATCTTCGGGCCTGGGGGTCCCCTGCTGCCCACGGGCCCCATCGTGGGCTCCATCGTGGAGGTGCCACAGTATAGCCAGAAGGACATGGACGCGGCG GTGGAAGCCGCACGACAGGAGAACGTGCTGCTCAGGAGCAGGTGTGAGACGCTCCACGCGAAAAACCTGGAAATGGG GAAGATAATGGACGGGTTCGAGGGGATCGTGTACCAGGCGATGG AGGAGGCTCAGAAACAGAAGGAACTCGCAAAAGCTGAGATCGAGAAGATTCTGAAGGAGAAAGAGCAGCTGACTGCAGACCTGAGCTCCATGGAAAAGTCTTTCTCTGACCTGTTCAAGCGGTTCGAGAAACAGAAGGAGGTGATCGAGGGGTACCGCACG AACGAAGAGTCGCTGAAGAGATGCGTGGAGGATTACATAGCGAGGATTGAAAAGGAGGCCCAGCGGTACCAGGCCCTGAAGGCCCACGCGGAGGAGAAACTCCAGCG CGCCAACGAGGAGATCGCCCAGGTGCGCAGCAAGGCCCAGGCGGAGGCCTTGGCCTTCCAGGCCAGCCTGAGGAAGGAGCAGACGCGCGTCCAGTCACTGGAGAAGACGGTTGAGCAGAAG acTAAGGAAAACGAGGAACTGACCCGAATCTGTGATGACCTCATTTCCAAGATGGAGAAGATCTGA
- the TACC3 gene encoding transforming acidic coiled-coil-containing protein 3 isoform X4 → MAAGRMSLQICNDENVTGDKSAENCEFLFSPPEPTGRLSVLRLSQKENVPPKSVVKATKVTFQTPLRDPQTHRILSPGMSSKPEAPFALEDTVGLENSHQNWAQKQNQQFTKEVDTKMTNGIVQKPLMGNASLPPGDVRPASEDRPYSSGPTSAPLASLGPSSSPQMPESLENQVASLGQTSGSPEQALEENACSCFFEESIISTSEILEDPSQMALEDRTEGPRGAARESSSRVPASSAGATLPPATLLKGAGGEGPLEDLPGEAPAGPEDTSGPGNTILDGPLNAGGATSPSPQKEEADGQQAASWRRGPTGLEFDLSANAVSRGKAGKGPSLKPPSRIPEPRQEKAPEEAGEGPVPLPRGSYDLDWSKLDDPNFNPFESGGETLPPECPQSRPAATVTKQPQAGLEATGHCPLSQQVPSASADDIPVTQTAAGTPGAGGEDLRLPQGAPTEPSSFQEGAAGRASASAPPPPPHGPEPPSDLDEEHFRDPAEVLGTGADVDYLEQFGSSSFKESALRKQSLYLKFDPLLKDSPQRPVPAAPDASSAQDVAAPSSGSLPEAKLLDLDFLGAPGAAVLDAPPCIFGPGGPLLPTGPIVGSIVEVPQYSQKDMDAAVEAARQENVLLRSRCETLHAKNLEMGKIMDGFEGIVYQAMEEAQKQKELAKAEIEKILKEKEQLTADLSSMEKSFSDLFKRFEKQKEVIEGYRTNEESLKRCVEDYIARIEKEAQRYQALKAHAEEKLQRANEEIAQVRSKAQAEALAFQASLRKEQTRVQSLEKTVEQKTKENEELTRICDDLISKMEKI, encoded by the exons ATGGCCGCCGGCAG GATGAGTCTGCAGATCTGCAACGATGAAAACGTCACTGGTGACAAAAGTGCAGAAAACTGTGAGTTCCTGTTTTCGCCACCAGAACCTACCGGAAGATTATCTGTGCTTCGTCTGTCCCAGAAAGAAAATGTGCCACCCAAGAGCGTAGTCAAAGCTACGAAA GTGACTTTTCAGACTCCTCTGCGAGACCCACAGACGCACCGCATCTTGAGTCCTGGCATGAGCAGCAAGCCCGAGGCTCCTTTTGCTCTGGAGGACACTGTTGGGCTGGAAAATTCTCACCAAAACTGGGCCCAGAAACAGAA CCAACAGTTCACCAAGGAAGTTGACACCAAAATGACCAATGGAATTGTCCAGAAACCATTGATGGGCAATGCCAGCCTGCCTCCAGGGGATGTGAGACCAGCCTCTGAAGATAGGCCGTATTCCAGTGGACCCACCTCTGCTCCCCTGGCCAGCCTGGGTCCCTCAAGCTCTCCCCAGATGCCAGAAAGTCTTGAAAATCAAGTGGCATCTCTAGGACAAACGTCTGGGAGCCCTGAGCAAGCCTTGGAGGAAAATGCGTGTTCTTGTTTCTTCGAGGAAAGTATTATATCCACCTCAGAAATCCTAGAAGACCCTTCCCAGATGGCTCTCGAGGACAGAACGGAAGGTCCTCGTGGGGCTGCCAGAGAAAGCTCCAGCCGGGTCCCTGCTTCCTCAGCCGGGGCTACTTTGCCCCCTGCTACTCTCCTCAAaggagcaggtggagaagggCCCCTCGAAGACCTGCCTGGCGAGGCCCCCGCTGGCCCTGAAGACACTTCTGGTCCTGGGAACACCATCCTGGACGGCCCCCTGAACGCTGGAGGGGCCACATCCCCAAGTCCTCAGAAGGAAGAAGCCGACGGCCAGCAGGCTGCCTCTTGGAGGCGCGGGCCCACAGGGCTAGAATTTGATTTGTCTGCCAATGCCGTCAGCAGAGGGAAAGCGGGGAAGGGACCCAGCCTGAAACCTCCCTCTAGGATACCAGAGCCGAGGCAGGAAAAGGCACCCGAGGAGGCAGGTGAGGGGCCCGTTCCCCTCCCCCGGGGGTCTTACGACCTGGATTGGAGCAAGCTGGATGACCCGAACTTTAACCCATTTGAAAGTGGAGGAGAGACCCTACCCCCAGAGTGCCCCCAGAGCAGGCCCGCAGCGACTGTGACCAAGCAGCCGCAGGCCGGCCTGGAGGCCACAGGGCACTGCCCCCTGAGCCA GCAGGTGCCTTCGGCCTCAGCAGATGACATACCCGTGACGCAGACCGCGGCAGGGACCCCGGGCGCAGGGGGCGAG GACCTTCGGCTGCCCCAGGGTGCCCCCACGGAGCCATCCTCCTTCCAGGAGGGAGCCGCGGGCCGTGCCAGTGCGTCAGCACCGCCCCCTCCTCCGCACGGGCCGGAGCCCCCCTCGGACCTGGATGAGGAGCACTTCCGAGACCCCGCTGAGG TTCTAGGCACGGGGGCCGACGTGGACTATCTGGAGCAGTTCGGGAGTTCCTCG TTTAAGGAGTCAGCCCTGAGGAAACAGTCCCTGTACCTCAAGTTTGACCCGCTCCTGAAGGACAGCCCTCAGAGACCGGTGCCCGCGGCCCCGGACGCCAGCAG CGCACAGGACGTGGCTGCGCCGTCCTCGGGAAGCCTGCCCGAGGCGAAGCTGCTGGACCTGGACTTCCTAGGAGCCCCGGGCGCTGCC gTGCTGGATGCCCCTCCGTGCATCTTCGGGCCTGGGGGTCCCCTGCTGCCCACGGGCCCCATCGTGGGCTCCATCGTGGAGGTGCCACAGTATAGCCAGAAGGACATGGACGCGGCG GTGGAAGCCGCACGACAGGAGAACGTGCTGCTCAGGAGCAGGTGTGAGACGCTCCACGCGAAAAACCTGGAAATGGG GAAGATAATGGACGGGTTCGAGGGGATCGTGTACCAGGCGATGG AGGAGGCTCAGAAACAGAAGGAACTCGCAAAAGCTGAGATCGAGAAGATTCTGAAGGAGAAAGAGCAGCTGACTGCAGACCTGAGCTCCATGGAAAAGTCTTTCTCTGACCTGTTCAAGCGGTTCGAGAAACAGAAGGAGGTGATCGAGGGGTACCGCACG AACGAAGAGTCGCTGAAGAGATGCGTGGAGGATTACATAGCGAGGATTGAAAAGGAGGCCCAGCGGTACCAGGCCCTGAAGGCCCACGCGGAGGAGAAACTCCAGCG CGCCAACGAGGAGATCGCCCAGGTGCGCAGCAAGGCCCAGGCGGAGGCCTTGGCCTTCCAGGCCAGCCTGAGGAAGGAGCAGACGCGCGTCCAGTCACTGGAGAAGACGGTTGAGCAGAAG acTAAGGAAAACGAGGAACTGACCCGAATCTGTGATGACCTCATTTCCAAGATGGAGAAGATCTGA
- the TACC3 gene encoding transforming acidic coiled-coil-containing protein 3 isoform X6 produces MAAGRMSLQICNDENVTGDKSAENCEFLFSPPEPTGRLSVLRLSQKENVPPKSVVKATKVTFQTPLRDPQTHRILSPGMSSKPEAPFALEDTVGLENSHQNWAQKQKQVPSASADDIPVTQTAAGTPGAGGEEGAAGRASASAPPPPPHGPEPPSDLDEEHFRDPAEVLGTGADVDYLEQFGSSSFKESALRKQSLYLKFDPLLKDSPQRPVPAAPDASRGRARALATGRATHEPEDGSSLGFGGNRCDYLPLWGLSAQDVAAPSSGSLPEAKLLDLDFLGAPGAAVLDAPPCIFGPGGPLLPTGPIVGSIVEVPQYSQKDMDAAVEAARQENVLLRSRCETLHAKNLEMGKIMDGFEGIVYQAMEEAQKQKELAKAEIEKILKEKEQLTADLSSMEKSFSDLFKRFEKQKEVIEGYRTNEESLKRCVEDYIARIEKEAQRYQALKAHAEEKLQRANEEIAQVRSKAQAEALAFQASLRKEQTRVQSLEKTVEQKTKENEELTRICDDLISKMEKI; encoded by the exons ATGGCCGCCGGCAG GATGAGTCTGCAGATCTGCAACGATGAAAACGTCACTGGTGACAAAAGTGCAGAAAACTGTGAGTTCCTGTTTTCGCCACCAGAACCTACCGGAAGATTATCTGTGCTTCGTCTGTCCCAGAAAGAAAATGTGCCACCCAAGAGCGTAGTCAAAGCTACGAAA GTGACTTTTCAGACTCCTCTGCGAGACCCACAGACGCACCGCATCTTGAGTCCTGGCATGAGCAGCAAGCCCGAGGCTCCTTTTGCTCTGGAGGACACTGTTGGGCTGGAAAATTCTCACCAAAACTGGGCCCAGAAACAGAA GCAGGTGCCTTCGGCCTCAGCAGATGACATACCCGTGACGCAGACCGCGGCAGGGACCCCGGGCGCAGGGGGCGAG GAGGGAGCCGCGGGCCGTGCCAGTGCGTCAGCACCGCCCCCTCCTCCGCACGGGCCGGAGCCCCCCTCGGACCTGGATGAGGAGCACTTCCGAGACCCCGCTGAGG TTCTAGGCACGGGGGCCGACGTGGACTATCTGGAGCAGTTCGGGAGTTCCTCG TTTAAGGAGTCAGCCCTGAGGAAACAGTCCCTGTACCTCAAGTTTGACCCGCTCCTGAAGGACAGCCCTCAGAGACCGGTGCCCGCGGCCCCGGACGCCAGCAG AGGCCGAGCCCGAGCACTTGCAACCGGCCGTGCGACCCACGAACCCGAGGACGGTTCTTCTCTGGGCTTTGGGGGAAACAGGTGCGATTACCTTCCCTTGTGGGGTCTCAGCGCACAGGACGTGGCTGCGCCGTCCTCGGGAAGCCTGCCCGAGGCGAAGCTGCTGGACCTGGACTTCCTAGGAGCCCCGGGCGCTGCC gTGCTGGATGCCCCTCCGTGCATCTTCGGGCCTGGGGGTCCCCTGCTGCCCACGGGCCCCATCGTGGGCTCCATCGTGGAGGTGCCACAGTATAGCCAGAAGGACATGGACGCGGCG GTGGAAGCCGCACGACAGGAGAACGTGCTGCTCAGGAGCAGGTGTGAGACGCTCCACGCGAAAAACCTGGAAATGGG GAAGATAATGGACGGGTTCGAGGGGATCGTGTACCAGGCGATGG AGGAGGCTCAGAAACAGAAGGAACTCGCAAAAGCTGAGATCGAGAAGATTCTGAAGGAGAAAGAGCAGCTGACTGCAGACCTGAGCTCCATGGAAAAGTCTTTCTCTGACCTGTTCAAGCGGTTCGAGAAACAGAAGGAGGTGATCGAGGGGTACCGCACG AACGAAGAGTCGCTGAAGAGATGCGTGGAGGATTACATAGCGAGGATTGAAAAGGAGGCCCAGCGGTACCAGGCCCTGAAGGCCCACGCGGAGGAGAAACTCCAGCG CGCCAACGAGGAGATCGCCCAGGTGCGCAGCAAGGCCCAGGCGGAGGCCTTGGCCTTCCAGGCCAGCCTGAGGAAGGAGCAGACGCGCGTCCAGTCACTGGAGAAGACGGTTGAGCAGAAG acTAAGGAAAACGAGGAACTGACCCGAATCTGTGATGACCTCATTTCCAAGATGGAGAAGATCTGA
- the TACC3 gene encoding transforming acidic coiled-coil-containing protein 3 isoform X5 — protein sequence MAAGRMSLQICNDENVTGDKSAENCEFLFSPPEPTGRLSVLRLSQKENVPPKSVVKATKVTFQTPLRDPQTHRILSPGMSSKPEAPFALEDTVGLENSHQNWAQKQKQVPSASADDIPVTQTAAGTPGAGGEDLRLPQGAPTEPSSFQEGAAGRASASAPPPPPHGPEPPSDLDEEHFRDPAEVLGTGADVDYLEQFGSSSFKESALRKQSLYLKFDPLLKDSPQRPVPAAPDASRGRARALATGRATHEPEDGSSLGFGGNRCDYLPLWGLSAQDVAAPSSGSLPEAKLLDLDFLGAPGAAVLDAPPCIFGPGGPLLPTGPIVGSIVEVPQYSQKDMDAAVEAARQENVLLRSRCETLHAKNLEMGKIMDGFEGIVYQAMEEAQKQKELAKAEIEKILKEKEQLTADLSSMEKSFSDLFKRFEKQKEVIEGYRTNEESLKRCVEDYIARIEKEAQRYQALKAHAEEKLQRANEEIAQVRSKAQAEALAFQASLRKEQTRVQSLEKTVEQKTKENEELTRICDDLISKMEKI from the exons ATGGCCGCCGGCAG GATGAGTCTGCAGATCTGCAACGATGAAAACGTCACTGGTGACAAAAGTGCAGAAAACTGTGAGTTCCTGTTTTCGCCACCAGAACCTACCGGAAGATTATCTGTGCTTCGTCTGTCCCAGAAAGAAAATGTGCCACCCAAGAGCGTAGTCAAAGCTACGAAA GTGACTTTTCAGACTCCTCTGCGAGACCCACAGACGCACCGCATCTTGAGTCCTGGCATGAGCAGCAAGCCCGAGGCTCCTTTTGCTCTGGAGGACACTGTTGGGCTGGAAAATTCTCACCAAAACTGGGCCCAGAAACAGAA GCAGGTGCCTTCGGCCTCAGCAGATGACATACCCGTGACGCAGACCGCGGCAGGGACCCCGGGCGCAGGGGGCGAG GACCTTCGGCTGCCCCAGGGTGCCCCCACGGAGCCATCCTCCTTCCAGGAGGGAGCCGCGGGCCGTGCCAGTGCGTCAGCACCGCCCCCTCCTCCGCACGGGCCGGAGCCCCCCTCGGACCTGGATGAGGAGCACTTCCGAGACCCCGCTGAGG TTCTAGGCACGGGGGCCGACGTGGACTATCTGGAGCAGTTCGGGAGTTCCTCG TTTAAGGAGTCAGCCCTGAGGAAACAGTCCCTGTACCTCAAGTTTGACCCGCTCCTGAAGGACAGCCCTCAGAGACCGGTGCCCGCGGCCCCGGACGCCAGCAG AGGCCGAGCCCGAGCACTTGCAACCGGCCGTGCGACCCACGAACCCGAGGACGGTTCTTCTCTGGGCTTTGGGGGAAACAGGTGCGATTACCTTCCCTTGTGGGGTCTCAGCGCACAGGACGTGGCTGCGCCGTCCTCGGGAAGCCTGCCCGAGGCGAAGCTGCTGGACCTGGACTTCCTAGGAGCCCCGGGCGCTGCC gTGCTGGATGCCCCTCCGTGCATCTTCGGGCCTGGGGGTCCCCTGCTGCCCACGGGCCCCATCGTGGGCTCCATCGTGGAGGTGCCACAGTATAGCCAGAAGGACATGGACGCGGCG GTGGAAGCCGCACGACAGGAGAACGTGCTGCTCAGGAGCAGGTGTGAGACGCTCCACGCGAAAAACCTGGAAATGGG GAAGATAATGGACGGGTTCGAGGGGATCGTGTACCAGGCGATGG AGGAGGCTCAGAAACAGAAGGAACTCGCAAAAGCTGAGATCGAGAAGATTCTGAAGGAGAAAGAGCAGCTGACTGCAGACCTGAGCTCCATGGAAAAGTCTTTCTCTGACCTGTTCAAGCGGTTCGAGAAACAGAAGGAGGTGATCGAGGGGTACCGCACG AACGAAGAGTCGCTGAAGAGATGCGTGGAGGATTACATAGCGAGGATTGAAAAGGAGGCCCAGCGGTACCAGGCCCTGAAGGCCCACGCGGAGGAGAAACTCCAGCG CGCCAACGAGGAGATCGCCCAGGTGCGCAGCAAGGCCCAGGCGGAGGCCTTGGCCTTCCAGGCCAGCCTGAGGAAGGAGCAGACGCGCGTCCAGTCACTGGAGAAGACGGTTGAGCAGAAG acTAAGGAAAACGAGGAACTGACCCGAATCTGTGATGACCTCATTTCCAAGATGGAGAAGATCTGA
- the TACC3 gene encoding transforming acidic coiled-coil-containing protein 3 isoform X1, protein MAAGRMSLQICNDENVTGDKSAENCEFLFSPPEPTGRLSVLRLSQKENVPPKSVVKATKVTFQTPLRDPQTHRILSPGMSSKPEAPFALEDTVGLENSHQNWAQKQNQQFTKEVDTKMTNGIVQKPLMGNASLPPGDVRPASEDRPYSSGPTSAPLASLGPSSSPQMPESLENQVASLGQTSGSPEQALEENACSCFFEESIISTSEILEDPSQMALEDRTEGPRGAARESSSRVPASSAGATLPPATLLKGAGGEGPLEDLPGEAPAGPEDTSGPGNTILDGPLNAGGATSPSPQKEEADGQQAASWRRGPTGLEFDLSANAVSRGKAGKGPSLKPPSRIPEPRQEKAPEEAGEGPVPLPRGSYDLDWSKLDDPNFNPFESGGETLPPECPQSRPAATVTKQPQAGLEATGHCPLSQQVPSASADDIPVTQTAAGTPGAGGEDLRLPQGAPTEPSSFQEGAAGRASASAPPPPPHGPEPPSDLDEEHFRDPAEVLGTGADVDYLEQFGSSSFKESALRKQSLYLKFDPLLKDSPQRPVPAAPDASRGRARALATGRATHEPEDGSSLGFGGNRCDYLPLWGLSAQDVAAPSSGSLPEAKLLDLDFLGAPGAAVLDAPPCIFGPGGPLLPTGPIVGSIVEVPQYSQKDMDAAVEAARQENVLLRSRCETLHAKNLEMGKIMDGFEGIVYQAMEEAQKQKELAKAEIEKILKEKEQLTADLSSMEKSFSDLFKRFEKQKEVIEGYRTNEESLKRCVEDYIARIEKEAQRYQALKAHAEEKLQRANEEIAQVRSKAQAEALAFQASLRKEQTRVQSLEKTVEQKTKENEELTRICDDLISKMEKI, encoded by the exons ATGGCCGCCGGCAG GATGAGTCTGCAGATCTGCAACGATGAAAACGTCACTGGTGACAAAAGTGCAGAAAACTGTGAGTTCCTGTTTTCGCCACCAGAACCTACCGGAAGATTATCTGTGCTTCGTCTGTCCCAGAAAGAAAATGTGCCACCCAAGAGCGTAGTCAAAGCTACGAAA GTGACTTTTCAGACTCCTCTGCGAGACCCACAGACGCACCGCATCTTGAGTCCTGGCATGAGCAGCAAGCCCGAGGCTCCTTTTGCTCTGGAGGACACTGTTGGGCTGGAAAATTCTCACCAAAACTGGGCCCAGAAACAGAA CCAACAGTTCACCAAGGAAGTTGACACCAAAATGACCAATGGAATTGTCCAGAAACCATTGATGGGCAATGCCAGCCTGCCTCCAGGGGATGTGAGACCAGCCTCTGAAGATAGGCCGTATTCCAGTGGACCCACCTCTGCTCCCCTGGCCAGCCTGGGTCCCTCAAGCTCTCCCCAGATGCCAGAAAGTCTTGAAAATCAAGTGGCATCTCTAGGACAAACGTCTGGGAGCCCTGAGCAAGCCTTGGAGGAAAATGCGTGTTCTTGTTTCTTCGAGGAAAGTATTATATCCACCTCAGAAATCCTAGAAGACCCTTCCCAGATGGCTCTCGAGGACAGAACGGAAGGTCCTCGTGGGGCTGCCAGAGAAAGCTCCAGCCGGGTCCCTGCTTCCTCAGCCGGGGCTACTTTGCCCCCTGCTACTCTCCTCAAaggagcaggtggagaagggCCCCTCGAAGACCTGCCTGGCGAGGCCCCCGCTGGCCCTGAAGACACTTCTGGTCCTGGGAACACCATCCTGGACGGCCCCCTGAACGCTGGAGGGGCCACATCCCCAAGTCCTCAGAAGGAAGAAGCCGACGGCCAGCAGGCTGCCTCTTGGAGGCGCGGGCCCACAGGGCTAGAATTTGATTTGTCTGCCAATGCCGTCAGCAGAGGGAAAGCGGGGAAGGGACCCAGCCTGAAACCTCCCTCTAGGATACCAGAGCCGAGGCAGGAAAAGGCACCCGAGGAGGCAGGTGAGGGGCCCGTTCCCCTCCCCCGGGGGTCTTACGACCTGGATTGGAGCAAGCTGGATGACCCGAACTTTAACCCATTTGAAAGTGGAGGAGAGACCCTACCCCCAGAGTGCCCCCAGAGCAGGCCCGCAGCGACTGTGACCAAGCAGCCGCAGGCCGGCCTGGAGGCCACAGGGCACTGCCCCCTGAGCCA GCAGGTGCCTTCGGCCTCAGCAGATGACATACCCGTGACGCAGACCGCGGCAGGGACCCCGGGCGCAGGGGGCGAG GACCTTCGGCTGCCCCAGGGTGCCCCCACGGAGCCATCCTCCTTCCAGGAGGGAGCCGCGGGCCGTGCCAGTGCGTCAGCACCGCCCCCTCCTCCGCACGGGCCGGAGCCCCCCTCGGACCTGGATGAGGAGCACTTCCGAGACCCCGCTGAGG TTCTAGGCACGGGGGCCGACGTGGACTATCTGGAGCAGTTCGGGAGTTCCTCG TTTAAGGAGTCAGCCCTGAGGAAACAGTCCCTGTACCTCAAGTTTGACCCGCTCCTGAAGGACAGCCCTCAGAGACCGGTGCCCGCGGCCCCGGACGCCAGCAG AGGCCGAGCCCGAGCACTTGCAACCGGCCGTGCGACCCACGAACCCGAGGACGGTTCTTCTCTGGGCTTTGGGGGAAACAGGTGCGATTACCTTCCCTTGTGGGGTCTCAGCGCACAGGACGTGGCTGCGCCGTCCTCGGGAAGCCTGCCCGAGGCGAAGCTGCTGGACCTGGACTTCCTAGGAGCCCCGGGCGCTGCC gTGCTGGATGCCCCTCCGTGCATCTTCGGGCCTGGGGGTCCCCTGCTGCCCACGGGCCCCATCGTGGGCTCCATCGTGGAGGTGCCACAGTATAGCCAGAAGGACATGGACGCGGCG GTGGAAGCCGCACGACAGGAGAACGTGCTGCTCAGGAGCAGGTGTGAGACGCTCCACGCGAAAAACCTGGAAATGGG GAAGATAATGGACGGGTTCGAGGGGATCGTGTACCAGGCGATGG AGGAGGCTCAGAAACAGAAGGAACTCGCAAAAGCTGAGATCGAGAAGATTCTGAAGGAGAAAGAGCAGCTGACTGCAGACCTGAGCTCCATGGAAAAGTCTTTCTCTGACCTGTTCAAGCGGTTCGAGAAACAGAAGGAGGTGATCGAGGGGTACCGCACG AACGAAGAGTCGCTGAAGAGATGCGTGGAGGATTACATAGCGAGGATTGAAAAGGAGGCCCAGCGGTACCAGGCCCTGAAGGCCCACGCGGAGGAGAAACTCCAGCG CGCCAACGAGGAGATCGCCCAGGTGCGCAGCAAGGCCCAGGCGGAGGCCTTGGCCTTCCAGGCCAGCCTGAGGAAGGAGCAGACGCGCGTCCAGTCACTGGAGAAGACGGTTGAGCAGAAG acTAAGGAAAACGAGGAACTGACCCGAATCTGTGATGACCTCATTTCCAAGATGGAGAAGATCTGA